In a single window of the Metopolophium dirhodum isolate CAU chromosome 2, ASM1992520v1, whole genome shotgun sequence genome:
- the LOC132938516 gene encoding segmentation protein fushi tarazu-like gives MSAYDWHPQQQRQQQQQQQQQQQFVVDETHLHEVKGAGKRSRQTYSKYQTAVLETVFQTSRYIVRNKRQQMSAELSLTERQIKIWFQNRRMKEKKCHKEAPRIVVDRNVQPRVQGECCPPAALASGYAEDYCNNAIELADDPRDDDVFAGGYHPAVTKHRPDDGSGYAVYGGYDLLTATTDPYDQRVAKQQCWSAPVDFHQDLYGDLDSSHFQRLSTNHHHYPLNSQVQDYCPPQLQAAHGY, from the exons ATGTCCGCGTACGACTGGCATCCGCAGCAGCAGcggcaacagcaacagcagcagcagcagcagcagcagttcGTCGTAGACGAAACTCATCTGCACGAAGTCAAAG GTGCCGGCAAAAGGTCCAGGCAAACGTACTCCAAATACCAGACGGCCGTGCTAGAGACGGTGTTCCAGACTTCCAGGTACATAGTGCGGAACAAGAGACAGCAGATGTCGGCCGAGCTGAGCTTGACCGAGCGGCAGATAAAGATATGGTTCCAGAACAGGCGGATGAAGGAGAAGAAATGCCACAAGGAAGCGCCGCGGATCGTCGTCGACCGGAATGTGCAGCCTCGGGTGCAGGGCGAGTGCTGTCCACCGGCGGCATTAGCTTCCGGTTACGCCGAAGACTACTGCAACAACGCCATCGAGTTGGCCGACGACCCGAGGGACGACGACGTTTTCGCCGGCGGTTACCACCCCGCAGTGACCAAACATCGACCGGACGACGGCAGTGGTTACGCCGTTTACGGTGGATACGATTTGCTGACCGCAACTACGGACCCGTACGACCAACGTGTGGCGAAACAACAGTGTTGGTCTGCTCCCGTCGACTTCCATCAAGACTTGTACGGTGAC CTCGATTCAAGCCATTTTCAAAGACTGTCGACGAATCACCACCACTATCCGTTGAATTCACaa GTACAGGACTACTGTCCGCCACAGCTGCAGGCTGCACATGGTTATTGA